The Streptococcus pluranimalium genome contains a region encoding:
- the galE gene encoding UDP-glucose 4-epimerase GalE, whose product MGVLVLGGAGYIGSHMVDRLVETTDETVVVVDNLVTGHRAAVHPDAKFYEGDLADKDFMRQVFQEHPEVDAVIHFAAFSLVAESMTDPLKYFDNNTVGMVKLLEVMNECGVKNIVFSSTAATYGIPEELPIKETTPQRPINPYGESKLMMETIMKWADQAYGIKFVPLRYFNVAGDKPDGSIGEDHRPETHLLPIVLQVALGQREKISIFGSDYDTKDGTNVRDYVHPFDLADAHLLAVKYLREGNESTAFNLGSSTGFSNLEIVEAARRVTGKEIPLEMADRRPGDPDSLIAESSKARQVLGWKPQFDNIEKIIETAWAWHSSHPQGYDD is encoded by the coding sequence ATGGGAGTTTTAGTATTAGGTGGAGCAGGTTATATCGGCTCACACATGGTTGACCGTTTGGTAGAAACAACAGATGAGACAGTAGTTGTTGTTGACAATTTGGTGACAGGACATCGCGCCGCAGTGCATCCAGATGCCAAATTCTATGAAGGTGATTTGGCAGATAAGGATTTCATGCGTCAGGTCTTTCAGGAACATCCTGAAGTTGATGCTGTGATTCATTTTGCAGCTTTTTCTCTGGTTGCGGAATCCATGACAGATCCCTTGAAATACTTTGATAATAACACTGTTGGCATGGTGAAACTCTTGGAAGTGATGAATGAGTGTGGCGTGAAAAACATCGTCTTTTCATCAACCGCCGCAACTTACGGTATCCCAGAAGAGTTACCAATCAAGGAAACGACACCGCAACGCCCAATCAATCCATATGGGGAAAGCAAACTCATGATGGAAACTATCATGAAATGGGCTGATCAAGCTTATGGCATCAAGTTTGTACCACTTCGCTACTTCAATGTCGCTGGAGATAAGCCAGACGGTTCAATTGGTGAAGATCACCGTCCAGAGACCCATCTCTTACCGATTGTCCTTCAAGTAGCACTTGGGCAACGTGAGAAAATCTCTATTTTCGGTTCAGACTATGATACTAAAGACGGAACCAATGTTCGTGACTATGTGCACCCCTTTGACTTAGCTGATGCCCATCTCTTAGCAGTGAAATACCTTCGTGAAGGTAATGAATCAACCGCCTTTAATCTCGGATCTTCCACAGGTTTCTCAAACCTTGAAATTGTTGAAGCTGCTCGTCGCGTGACAGGCAAGGAAATCCCACTTGAGATGGCAGATCGCCGCCCTGGGGATCCTGATAGTCTCATCGCAGAATCTAGCAAAGCGCGTCAGGTGCTCGGCTGGAAACCACAATTTGATAACATTGAGAAAATCATCGAAACAGCCTGGGCATGGCATTCAAGCCACCCTCAGGGTTATGATGACTAA
- a CDS encoding isoprenyl transferase — protein MFGLKRKNKEMILDNIPNHIGIIMDGNGRWAKKRLQPRIMGHKAGMDALQKVTIDASKLGVKVLTVYAFSTENWSRPEDEVAFIMKLPVEFFDKYVPELDKNNVRIQMIGDRHRLPKDTLAALDNALEKTRHNSGLVLNFALNYGGRAEIVETVRELAQDVLDARLNPGDITEDLISGRLMTSRLPYLYRDPDLVIRTSGELRTSNFLPWQIAYSEFYFTDRLWPDFDGQALKEAISDYNHRHRRFGGL, from the coding sequence ATGTTTGGATTAAAACGAAAAAATAAAGAAATGATTCTTGATAATATTCCTAACCATATTGGAATCATTATGGATGGCAATGGCCGTTGGGCTAAAAAACGTCTCCAACCAAGGATTATGGGGCATAAAGCAGGCATGGATGCTCTTCAAAAAGTTACCATCGATGCTTCTAAATTAGGCGTAAAAGTTCTAACTGTTTATGCTTTTTCAACAGAAAATTGGTCTCGTCCAGAAGATGAGGTTGCTTTCATCATGAAGCTTCCTGTTGAATTTTTTGACAAGTACGTTCCAGAACTAGATAAAAATAATGTCCGCATCCAAATGATTGGTGACCGTCATCGTTTACCAAAAGATACTTTGGCGGCTCTTGACAATGCTTTAGAAAAGACACGACATAATTCAGGCTTGGTTCTTAACTTTGCACTTAATTATGGTGGTCGAGCAGAGATTGTTGAAACCGTTCGTGAGTTAGCGCAAGACGTCTTAGATGCTCGCTTAAATCCAGGTGACATCACAGAGGATCTCATATCAGGTCGTTTGATGACGAGCCGTTTGCCTTATCTTTATCGTGATCCTGATCTCGTTATTCGAACAAGTGGTGAGTTGCGTACCAGTAACTTTCTTCCTTGGCAAATTGCATACAGTGAGTTTTATTTTACTGACCGTTTATGGCCAGATTTTGATGGTCAAGCCCTTAAAGAGGCTATTTCAGACTATAATCACCGACATCGTCGATTCGGTGGTTTATAA
- a CDS encoding thioredoxin family protein — protein MSEFASAFNLISAVAAEEAINTQEKVILFVGRPTCPYCQRFEPKLTTVVKVNNLTVDYLHSEDFSQFENIQAFRDKYGIKTVPGLLVAENGQVRVVCDSSLSEEEILDFIG, from the coding sequence ATGTCAGAATTTGCATCAGCTTTTAACCTTATTTCAGCAGTAGCAGCTGAAGAAGCGATTAACACTCAAGAAAAAGTGATTCTTTTTGTTGGTCGACCAACCTGCCCTTATTGCCAACGTTTTGAACCAAAGTTGACAACTGTTGTTAAGGTAAATAACCTAACAGTTGACTACCTACATTCGGAAGATTTTTCACAATTTGAAAACATCCAAGCTTTTCGCGATAAATATGGGATTAAAACCGTTCCTGGTCTCTTAGTCGCTGAAAATGGTCAAGTGCGTGTCGTTTGTGATTCATCGCTATCTGAAGAAGAGATTTTAGACTTTATCGGCTAA
- the galT gene encoding UDP-glucose--hexose-1-phosphate uridylyltransferase, whose amino-acid sequence MMTLIDAFVAKVIEHSDYTKEDHHYLYNRVLALVGEANGNPDSQSETLIDLKEELVDLAVANGKVGALLEERDCLGAELMNFITPIPSKVNKRFWETYEKSPQQAIADFYDLSQKNDYIKVSAIAKNIAFKTPSPYGDLEITINLSKPEKDPKAIAAAKQMKTSSYPKCQLCMENEGYQGRIDHPARANHRIIRLPLGDEEWGFQYSPYAYFNEHSIVLNTQHVPMVISRKTFEQLLDIVDMLPGYFVGSNADLPIVGGSILTHNHYQAGRHVFPMEMAEITQSFKFKGFETIEAGIVNWPMSVLRLTSSHKADLVDLAEHIHLAWRDYSDSGADILAYTGEIPHHTITPIARRKNGNFQLDLVLRDNHTSPEHPDGIYHPHVDVQHIKKENIGLIEVMGLAILPPRLKDELLEVEKYLLNQYNDMADYHKAWADRIKSAHPDINQENVQELVRQAVGQTFARVLEDAGVYKNQTDFMRFVESVGLAKA is encoded by the coding sequence ATCATGACGCTTATTGATGCATTTGTCGCTAAAGTCATCGAACACAGCGACTATACCAAAGAAGATCATCATTACCTTTATAATCGTGTTTTAGCCCTTGTCGGTGAGGCTAATGGCAATCCGGACAGTCAGTCAGAAACCCTGATTGACTTGAAAGAAGAACTAGTTGATTTAGCAGTGGCAAACGGCAAAGTAGGTGCCCTGCTTGAAGAAAGGGATTGTTTGGGAGCGGAGTTGATGAACTTTATCACACCAATTCCAAGCAAAGTAAACAAAAGGTTTTGGGAAACCTACGAAAAATCTCCCCAGCAAGCCATTGCAGACTTTTATGATCTTTCTCAAAAAAATGACTACATCAAGGTATCTGCTATTGCTAAAAATATCGCCTTTAAAACACCATCACCATACGGTGATTTAGAAATAACCATTAATCTCTCAAAACCTGAGAAGGATCCTAAAGCTATCGCTGCAGCAAAGCAGATGAAAACCTCCAGTTATCCTAAATGCCAACTCTGTATGGAAAATGAGGGCTATCAAGGACGCATAGACCATCCAGCACGCGCTAATCATCGTATCATTCGTTTACCTTTAGGCGATGAGGAATGGGGATTTCAGTATTCACCCTATGCCTACTTTAATGAACACAGTATTGTCTTAAATACCCAGCATGTCCCAATGGTTATCAGTCGAAAAACCTTCGAGCAACTGCTGGATATTGTGGATATGTTACCAGGTTATTTTGTTGGATCAAATGCCGATTTGCCAATCGTTGGTGGCTCCATCTTGACGCATAACCATTACCAGGCAGGCCGTCATGTTTTTCCGATGGAAATGGCAGAAATCACGCAAAGCTTTAAATTTAAAGGCTTTGAAACGATTGAAGCTGGAATTGTTAACTGGCCCATGTCTGTCTTACGTCTAACCTCCTCTCATAAAGCTGATTTGGTTGATTTAGCTGAGCATATCCACTTGGCTTGGCGTGATTACAGCGATTCAGGAGCCGATATTTTAGCTTATACAGGTGAGATACCACACCACACGATTACGCCTATTGCACGCCGCAAAAATGGCAATTTCCAATTGGACTTAGTCCTACGTGACAATCACACCTCTCCAGAGCATCCAGATGGTATTTATCATCCGCATGTAGATGTTCAGCATATTAAGAAAGAAAATATTGGTTTGATTGAGGTCATGGGTCTAGCTATTTTGCCGCCTAGACTCAAGGATGAACTCCTAGAGGTTGAAAAATATCTCCTTAACCAGTACAATGATATGGCAGACTATCACAAAGCTTGGGCTGATCGCATCAAGTCAGCTCACCCTGACATTAATCAAGAAAATGTCCAAGAGCTTGTTCGCCAGGCAGTGGGGCAAACCTTTGCTCGCGTTTTAGAAGATGCTGGGGTTTACAAAAATCAAACTGATTTCATGCGCTTTGTGGAAAGTGTTGGCTTGGCAAAAGCCTAG
- a CDS encoding galactokinase yields the protein MESQDLKQAFTKVFDSQADATFFSPGRINLIGEHTDYNGGHVFPAAITLGTYGAARKREDKTLRFYSANFEDLGIIEVDLDNLVFAKEDHWTNYPKGVIKFLQEAGHTIDTGFDFYVYGNIPNGAGLSSSASLELLTGIVLEELFNLNLERLDLVKIGKQTENEFIGVNSGIMDQFAIGMGADKQAIYLDTNTLEYELVPLDLGDYVIVIMNTNKRRELADSKYNERRAECEKAVEELNEVLAVKTLGELDADTFDQYAYLIKDANRIKRAHHAVLENQRTFRAKEALVSGDLEQFGRLINASHVSLEHDYEVTGLELDTLAHTAWEQEGVLGARMTGAGFGGCGIAIVVKDKVDAFKDTVGKTYTEIVGFAPDFYIAEIAGGSHVLERS from the coding sequence ATGGAATCACAAGACTTAAAACAAGCTTTCACAAAGGTTTTTGATAGCCAAGCTGATGCCACCTTCTTTTCACCAGGTCGCATCAATCTCATTGGTGAACACACGGATTATAACGGAGGGCACGTTTTTCCAGCTGCCATTACCCTAGGAACATACGGAGCTGCTCGAAAACGCGAGGACAAGACCCTACGTTTTTACTCGGCTAACTTTGAGGATCTAGGAATTATTGAAGTTGACTTAGATAACTTAGTATTTGCTAAGGAAGACCATTGGACCAATTATCCAAAAGGAGTTATCAAATTCTTGCAAGAAGCTGGACATACCATTGATACAGGCTTTGATTTTTATGTCTATGGGAACATTCCAAACGGTGCTGGATTATCTTCCTCAGCATCTTTGGAGTTATTAACAGGTATTGTCTTGGAAGAGCTTTTTAACTTAAATCTTGAGCGCCTTGATTTGGTCAAAATTGGTAAACAAACTGAAAATGAGTTTATCGGGGTCAATTCAGGGATTATGGATCAATTTGCCATTGGTATGGGTGCAGATAAGCAAGCCATCTACCTTGATACCAATACCTTGGAGTATGAGTTGGTTCCGCTTGATCTAGGGGACTATGTCATTGTCATCATGAATACCAATAAACGTCGTGAATTGGCAGACTCTAAGTATAATGAACGACGTGCCGAATGTGAAAAAGCAGTTGAAGAATTAAATGAAGTACTAGCTGTTAAAACCTTGGGAGAGCTAGATGCCGATACTTTTGACCAATATGCCTACCTCATCAAAGATGCTAATCGAATCAAACGTGCCCATCATGCTGTTCTTGAGAATCAACGAACCTTTCGTGCCAAAGAAGCCTTAGTATCAGGTGATTTGGAGCAATTTGGTCGCCTCATCAATGCCTCACATGTCTCACTAGAACACGACTATGAAGTAACAGGACTTGAACTAGATACCTTAGCCCACACAGCTTGGGAACAAGAAGGAGTCCTAGGCGCTCGCATGACTGGCGCAGGCTTTGGTGGTTGCGGCATTGCTATTGTGGTTAAAGACAAGGTGGATGCCTTTAAAGACACCGTCGGAAAAACCTATACAGAAATTGTTGGCTTTGCCCCAGATTTCTATATTGCGGAAATTGCTGGCGGCTCACATGTCCTAGAAAGAAGCTAA
- a CDS encoding phosphatidate cytidylyltransferase gives MQQRVIWGAIALAIFLPFLWIGDLPFQLFIGVLAMIAVSELLRMRRLEVFSFEGVFAMLAAFSLVVPLQNYLTFLPVDGSFTIFGLLMFFILAGTVISSDTYAFDDAAYPILSSLYVGIGFQNLVNARMAGLDKVFLALFIVWATDTGAYFIGRRMGRRKLLPKVSPNKTIEGSLGGILSAVIVSLVFMLFDKDVYAPHHFLVMLILVAIFSIFAQFGDLVESAIKRRFAVKDSGNFIPGHGGILDRFDSMIFVFPIMHLFGLF, from the coding sequence ATGCAACAACGTGTGATTTGGGGAGCAATTGCTTTAGCAATATTTCTTCCCTTTTTGTGGATCGGTGACCTCCCTTTTCAGCTTTTTATAGGTGTATTAGCAATGATAGCTGTATCTGAATTGCTTCGGATGCGTCGTTTAGAAGTCTTCTCATTTGAAGGTGTTTTTGCTATGTTAGCAGCTTTTTCATTGGTCGTTCCTTTACAAAACTACTTAACTTTTTTACCAGTTGATGGGAGTTTTACAATATTTGGTCTCCTCATGTTTTTCATTTTAGCTGGAACGGTTATTTCTAGTGATACCTATGCTTTCGATGATGCAGCTTATCCAATACTATCGAGCTTGTACGTAGGTATCGGTTTCCAAAATCTCGTCAATGCGAGAATGGCTGGTTTGGATAAAGTTTTTTTAGCTCTTTTTATTGTTTGGGCAACTGATACAGGAGCTTATTTTATAGGGCGTCGGATGGGGCGTCGAAAATTGTTACCCAAAGTATCTCCCAATAAAACCATTGAAGGAAGTTTAGGGGGTATCTTATCAGCAGTTATCGTGTCACTAGTCTTTATGCTTTTTGATAAAGATGTTTATGCCCCTCATCACTTTTTAGTCATGCTTATACTAGTTGCTATTTTTAGTATCTTTGCGCAATTTGGTGATCTAGTGGAGAGTGCTATTAAGCGACGTTTTGCCGTCAAAGATTCTGGCAATTTTATTCCTGGACATGGTGGTATCCTTGATCGTTTCGATAGTATGATTTTTGTTTTTCCAATCATGCATTTGTTTGGTTTATTTTAA
- the yajC gene encoding preprotein translocase subunit YajC → MPTILIMVLVMAGMMYFTTRQQKKAAQQRQDQINALTQGDEVVTIGGLYGVVDEVNQAEQKIVLDIDGVYLTFELSAIKRVVTKVGDIPGEIGLVDEGAVQADISEDTVIEPS, encoded by the coding sequence ATGCCAACAATATTAATTATGGTCCTCGTTATGGCGGGGATGATGTATTTTACAACACGTCAACAGAAAAAAGCTGCTCAGCAACGACAAGATCAGATTAACGCTCTCACTCAAGGTGATGAAGTTGTGACGATTGGTGGTCTGTATGGAGTTGTTGATGAAGTTAATCAAGCAGAACAAAAAATTGTACTTGACATTGATGGTGTCTACTTAACATTTGAATTATCAGCTATCAAGCGTGTCGTGACAAAAGTTGGAGACATCCCGGGTGAAATCGGGCTTGTCGACGAAGGTGCTGTGCAAGCTGATATCTCAGAAGATACAGTAATTGAACCAAGTTAA
- a CDS encoding nucleoside/nucleotide kinase family protein — MIISVQGSMAVGKTSVVNYLGQKLHEVFVSHEDISPVVTKINQLQLDKDNYKDYQMIQALWIDHEISRYGKVADKKVVLMDFGAEEIDFYTRFYPKACGKDWQLSPQLINKLKALETCLPDLVIYLDASESELRQRKQLDKTRRRSFFDFQLDNLLPIKRDWFLAKDNTIVVDTNAKTLEEVSQEVYMIISKYVSDN; from the coding sequence ATGATTATTTCAGTTCAGGGGTCGATGGCAGTCGGAAAAACGAGTGTGGTGAATTATCTAGGACAGAAATTACACGAAGTATTTGTGAGCCATGAAGACATTTCACCTGTAGTGACAAAAATAAATCAACTTCAGTTAGATAAAGATAACTATAAGGATTATCAAATGATCCAAGCTTTATGGATTGATCATGAAATCTCTCGTTATGGAAAGGTGGCGGATAAGAAAGTTGTTTTGATGGATTTTGGTGCGGAAGAAATTGATTTTTATACGCGATTTTATCCCAAAGCATGTGGGAAGGATTGGCAACTGAGTCCGCAATTGATCAATAAGTTAAAAGCATTAGAAACTTGTCTGCCTGACCTTGTGATTTACCTTGATGCCAGTGAGTCCGAATTACGACAGCGGAAACAATTGGATAAAACGAGAAGGCGTTCCTTTTTTGACTTTCAACTTGACAATCTCTTGCCAATAAAAAGAGACTGGTTCTTAGCGAAGGATAATACCATTGTGGTAGATACAAATGCTAAAACACTTGAAGAAGTTAGCCAAGAAGTTTACATGATCATATCTAAGTATGTTTCAGATAATTGA
- a CDS encoding proline--tRNA ligase, translated as MKQSNMLIPTLREMPSDAQVISHALMVRAGYVRQVSAGIYAYLPLANRVIEKFKTIMRQEFEKIGAVEMLAPALLTADLWRESGRYDTYGEDLYKLKNRDQSDFILGPTHEETLTYLVRDSVKSYKQLPLNLYQIQSKYRDEKRPRNGLLRTREFIMKDGYSFHKDYEDLDIAYEAYRQAYEAIFTRSGLDFKGIIGDGGAMGGKDSQEFMAVTPDRTDLDRWLVLDKSIPSIQDIPEDVLEQIKEELSSWLVSGEDTIAYSTESTYAANLEMATNEFKETSKVVSQEALVQVETPNCKTIDDVADFLDVPEEDTLKTLVFKADGELVVALLVGNDQVNDVKLKNYLGADFLEAASEEDVRPVFGASFGSLGPVNLLETVRIIADRKVKNTANVVVGANQDGFHLTGVNADRDFKAEYVDIREVKEGEVSPDGKGTLQFARGIEIGHIFKLGTRYSDSMGANILDENGRSVPIVMGCYGIGVSRILSAVIEQHARLFVNKTPKGDYRFAWGINFPKELAPFDVHLITVNTKDEVANDLTQSIENTLMAKGYEVLTDDRNERVGSKFSDSDLIGLPIRVTVGKKAADGIVEVKIKATGDSIEVHQDNLIETLEILTNEN; from the coding sequence ATGAAACAATCTAATATGCTTATTCCTACGCTACGCGAGATGCCTAGCGATGCACAAGTCATCAGTCACGCCCTTATGGTACGTGCTGGCTACGTTCGTCAAGTCTCAGCAGGGATTTACGCCTACCTACCACTAGCTAACCGTGTTATTGAAAAATTCAAGACCATCATGCGTCAAGAATTTGAAAAAATCGGTGCAGTAGAAATGTTGGCCCCAGCCCTTTTGACAGCTGATCTATGGCGTGAGTCAGGTCGTTATGATACCTATGGGGAAGACCTCTACAAACTGAAAAACCGTGATCAGTCAGATTTTATCTTGGGACCAACCCATGAAGAAACACTTACTTATTTAGTTCGTGATTCAGTCAAATCTTACAAGCAACTACCGCTTAATCTTTACCAAATCCAATCTAAATACCGTGATGAAAAACGCCCTCGTAATGGCCTTCTTCGTACGCGTGAATTTATCATGAAAGATGGTTATAGCTTCCATAAGGACTATGAAGATCTTGATATTGCTTATGAAGCTTATCGTCAAGCTTATGAGGCTATTTTCACTCGTTCAGGTCTTGATTTTAAGGGTATTATTGGTGATGGTGGTGCTATGGGTGGTAAGGACTCTCAAGAGTTCATGGCTGTTACTCCAGACCGTACTGACTTGGATCGCTGGTTGGTTTTGGATAAGTCAATCCCATCAATCCAAGACATTCCAGAAGATGTCTTAGAACAAATCAAGGAAGAATTATCTTCTTGGTTGGTTTCTGGTGAAGATACCATTGCTTATTCAACAGAATCAACCTATGCAGCCAATCTTGAAATGGCAACCAATGAATTCAAAGAGACTTCAAAAGTTGTCTCACAAGAAGCTCTTGTTCAAGTGGAAACACCAAACTGTAAGACTATCGATGATGTGGCTGACTTCCTTGATGTTCCTGAAGAAGATACGCTTAAAACGCTTGTTTTCAAAGCTGATGGTGAATTAGTAGTAGCCCTTCTTGTTGGAAATGACCAAGTCAATGATGTTAAGTTGAAAAACTATCTCGGTGCTGACTTCCTTGAAGCCGCTAGTGAAGAAGATGTCCGTCCAGTTTTTGGTGCTAGCTTCGGTTCGCTTGGGCCTGTTAACCTTCTCGAAACTGTGCGTATCATTGCTGACCGTAAAGTTAAAAATACAGCTAACGTTGTTGTGGGCGCTAACCAAGATGGTTTCCACTTGACTGGTGTTAATGCAGACCGTGACTTCAAGGCTGAATATGTTGATATTCGTGAAGTTAAAGAGGGTGAAGTCTCTCCAGATGGAAAAGGAACACTTCAATTTGCGCGTGGTATCGAGATTGGTCATATCTTTAAACTTGGCACTCGCTATTCTGACAGTATGGGGGCTAATATCCTTGATGAGAATGGCCGTTCTGTACCGATTGTTATGGGATGTTATGGTATTGGTGTTAGCCGTATCTTGTCAGCTGTTATCGAACAGCATGCCCGTCTCTTTGTTAACAAGACACCAAAAGGAGACTACCGCTTTGCATGGGGAATCAACTTCCCTAAAGAGTTAGCACCATTTGATGTTCACTTGATTACAGTTAATACAAAGGACGAAGTTGCTAACGACTTGACACAAAGTATCGAAAACACTTTGATGGCTAAAGGTTATGAAGTCTTGACAGATGACCGTAACGAACGCGTTGGTTCAAAATTCTCTGATAGTGACTTGATTGGTTTACCAATCCGTGTGACTGTTGGTAAAAAAGCAGCCGACGGTATCGTTGAAGTAAAAATCAAAGCAACTGGTGACAGTATTGAAGTTCACCAAGACAACTTGATTGAAACCTTGGAAATTTTGACAAACGAAAATTAA
- a CDS encoding LacI family DNA-binding transcriptional regulator: MATLKDIAKLAKVSQATVSRVLNQDPTLSVGEATRHRILTIAEDLGYQKHLKTLNAPKVRHKIAVIQWYTEQEELNDLYYHAIRLGIEERAQALQYDIIRFFNQEPEQLPEETIGIIAIGKFSEVQIKHFSSCHPNLVFVDSDTLTKGYHCVTTDFDNAVVAVIDHFVKQGLAKIGMIVGEERTSDGLELLIDPRFRTFRHYTNELGIYDNRCIFVGPFSADSGYHLMSQAIDELGQDLPKAFFIANDTLAIGALRALQEANIKVPQDVQLISFNDTPITKQVYPRLSSVTVFTSEMGQTAVDVLNRQAINPRPVATVTKLGTQLTLRDSSL, translated from the coding sequence ATGGCGACCTTAAAAGATATTGCTAAACTGGCAAAGGTATCTCAAGCAACGGTGTCCCGTGTGTTGAACCAAGATCCTACACTTTCTGTCGGGGAAGCAACAAGACACCGCATTCTAACCATCGCCGAAGATTTAGGTTATCAAAAACATTTGAAAACACTCAATGCTCCAAAAGTACGGCACAAAATAGCTGTCATTCAATGGTACACCGAGCAAGAAGAGCTCAACGACCTCTATTATCATGCGATTCGGTTAGGTATTGAAGAACGTGCCCAAGCATTACAGTATGATATTATTCGATTTTTCAATCAAGAACCGGAGCAACTGCCCGAAGAAACCATCGGCATTATCGCTATTGGTAAATTCAGTGAGGTTCAAATCAAACACTTTAGCAGTTGTCACCCTAATCTTGTTTTTGTCGATAGCGATACCTTAACAAAGGGATATCATTGTGTCACAACTGATTTTGATAATGCAGTTGTTGCTGTCATTGATCACTTTGTGAAGCAAGGATTAGCTAAAATCGGCATGATTGTCGGTGAAGAAAGAACAAGTGATGGTTTAGAACTCTTAATTGATCCTCGTTTTCGAACCTTTCGACATTACACTAATGAGCTAGGTATTTACGATAATAGATGTATTTTTGTTGGTCCCTTTTCAGCTGATTCCGGTTATCATTTAATGTCACAGGCTATTGACGAACTTGGTCAAGACTTACCCAAAGCTTTCTTTATCGCTAATGATACTTTAGCTATTGGTGCTTTGCGAGCATTACAAGAAGCCAATATCAAAGTCCCTCAAGATGTGCAACTGATTTCTTTTAACGATACTCCTATCACTAAACAAGTCTATCCAAGACTATCCAGCGTTACGGTATTTACGAGTGAAATGGGGCAAACCGCCGTTGATGTCCTTAATCGCCAAGCCATCAATCCACGTCCTGTTGCAACAGTAACCAAATTAGGAACACAATTAACGCTAAGAGACAGTAGTCTTTAA
- the rseP gene encoding RIP metalloprotease RseP has product MQGLLAFIVIFGILVVVHEFGHFYFAKKSGILVREFAVGMGPKIFAHTGKDGTAYTIRALPLGGYVRMAGWGDDSTNIKTGTPVTLTLNKDGLVKRINLSQKYLDQTSLPMNVTAYDLEDKLTITGVILDETRTYSVDHDATIVEEDGTEVRIAPLDVQYQNATVWGRMMTNFAGPMNNFILGALVFIVMMFVQGGAPDANTNQIRVSEGGAMQVAGVQDGDRILQIGSTTVANWEGLTKAVDDSTRNLKKDDSIQVLVSKENGQERQITVKPQKVNGNYVIGVMPGLKTSFVDKVIGGLQESWNGATLIVRALKNLITNFSLNKLGGPVAMYQMSNQAAKSGLVSVLSLMAMLSINLGIFNLIPIPALDGGKIFINIIEAIRRKPLSQEVETYITLAGVGIMVVLMIAVTWNDIMRVFF; this is encoded by the coding sequence ATGCAGGGATTATTAGCTTTTATTGTTATTTTTGGAATTTTAGTTGTCGTTCATGAGTTTGGTCATTTTTATTTTGCTAAAAAATCTGGGATTTTAGTCCGCGAATTCGCAGTTGGTATGGGTCCTAAAATCTTTGCACATACAGGTAAGGATGGAACTGCCTATACCATTCGCGCCTTGCCACTTGGTGGCTATGTCAGAATGGCTGGTTGGGGTGATGATAGTACCAATATAAAAACCGGTACACCTGTTACCTTAACCTTGAACAAAGATGGCTTGGTGAAAAGGATCAACCTATCTCAGAAATATCTAGATCAAACAAGTCTTCCTATGAATGTAACAGCTTACGATTTAGAAGATAAGTTGACAATTACAGGAGTGATTCTTGATGAGACGAGAACCTATTCTGTTGATCATGATGCAACTATTGTCGAAGAAGATGGTACAGAAGTTCGTATTGCTCCACTTGATGTGCAATATCAAAATGCGACCGTTTGGGGACGTATGATGACGAACTTCGCTGGTCCTATGAATAATTTCATCCTAGGAGCTTTGGTATTTATTGTCATGATGTTTGTTCAAGGCGGTGCCCCAGATGCTAATACCAACCAAATCAGGGTATCAGAGGGTGGCGCTATGCAGGTTGCTGGTGTTCAAGATGGAGACCGTATTTTGCAAATCGGTTCAACCACGGTAGCTAATTGGGAAGGTTTGACCAAAGCCGTTGATGATAGTACTCGTAATCTCAAGAAGGATGATAGTATCCAAGTCTTAGTCTCTAAAGAAAATGGTCAGGAACGCCAAATCACTGTTAAACCGCAAAAAGTCAATGGTAATTATGTGATTGGTGTCATGCCAGGTTTGAAAACCAGCTTCGTGGATAAAGTTATCGGTGGTCTTCAAGAGTCTTGGAATGGTGCCACACTTATTGTTCGTGCCTTGAAAAATTTGATTACCAATTTTAGTTTAAACAAACTTGGGGGACCAGTTGCCATGTATCAAATGTCCAACCAAGCAGCTAAGAGCGGTCTGGTCAGTGTTTTATCATTGATGGCGATGTTATCTATTAACTTAGGTATTTTTAACCTTATTCCTATCCCAGCACTTGATGGTGGTAAAATTTTCATTAATATCATTGAAGCCATCCGACGCAAACCTCTTAGTCAAGAAGTTGAAACCTATATTACGCTAGCTGGTGTCGGTATTATGGTGGTCTTGATGATTGCTGTTACATGGAATGACATCATGCGAGTCTTCTTCTAA